A region from the Salidesulfovibrio onnuriiensis genome encodes:
- a CDS encoding SOS response-associated peptidase: MCGRFALGMPKKRLEELVGSSVPGEYSPSWNVAPGTRVPAQTSSGCSMFLWGLVPHWVKDSDAGNRIGMRLMNARSETVFDKPAFRKPVLRGRCLIPADAFYEWQRRGRARYPHAIARASGRPLWFAAVSDQWADPGTGKVLRSCCILTTRANRLMAPIHDRMPVIVREGHRDLWLDPSVTEPHWFEHVFEPLPPEELELWPVSCGVNKVGYDGPELLERLAGRPRQGRLF; the protein is encoded by the coding sequence ATGTGTGGTCGGTTTGCTTTGGGTATGCCGAAGAAGAGGCTGGAAGAGCTGGTGGGCTCGTCCGTGCCCGGGGAATATTCCCCCAGCTGGAATGTCGCTCCCGGCACGCGGGTTCCGGCGCAGACATCGTCGGGGTGCTCCATGTTCCTCTGGGGGCTGGTGCCGCACTGGGTCAAGGATTCGGATGCCGGCAACCGCATCGGGATGCGCCTGATGAACGCCCGCAGCGAAACCGTTTTCGACAAGCCCGCCTTTCGGAAGCCGGTGCTCCGGGGCCGCTGCCTGATCCCGGCCGATGCCTTTTACGAGTGGCAGCGCCGGGGGCGTGCCCGCTATCCCCACGCCATTGCCCGCGCCTCGGGACGCCCCCTGTGGTTCGCGGCCGTCAGCGACCAGTGGGCCGACCCCGGCACGGGAAAGGTGCTCCGGTCCTGCTGCATCCTGACCACCCGGGCCAACCGGCTCATGGCCCCCATCCACGACCGCATGCCGGTCATTGTCCGGGAAGGCCACCGCGACCTGTGGCTGGACCCTTCGGTCACCGAGCCGCACTGGTTCGAGCATGTCTTCGAGCCCCTTCCCCCGGAAGAGCTCGAACTCTGGCCCGTGTCCTGCGGGGTGAACAAGGTGGGGTACGATGGCCCGGAACTGCTGGAAAGGTTGGCGGGACGGCCCCGGCAGGGGCGTCTGTTCTGA
- the ffh gene encoding signal recognition particle protein, which yields MFDSLQDRLSNAFKKFSGKARLDEDNIKEGLREVRLALLEADVNYKVVKQFVDQIKDRALGEDVMKGLNPGQQVVKIVNEELTELLGGQQAGLNLDASPLKVMMVGLQGSGKTTSSGKIALFLRKNHKRKPYLVPADVYRPAAIDQLHTLAKQLDVPAYPSTPDMNPVEICKDALVKAQEQGCDLILFDTAGRLHIDEPLMAELSDIKAECKPDEILFVADAMTGQDAVTVAEKFNEQLDISGVVLTKMDGDARGGAALSIKSVIGKSVKFVGVGEKLSDMELFYPDRIASRILGMGDMLTLIEKAQATIDEDEAKDMAEKMAKAQFDLEDFRNQMRKIKKLGSLEGIMKLIPGMGGLMKQLGDAQLPEDEMKRTEAIINSMTMQERRNPKVINASRKERIALGSGNEVKDVNALLKNFNQMSKMMSKMMGGGKGKKGKFPKLPKGMPDMDMAGMGGMPGGMPGMPGMPGMPGMPGMDGMEEGGRRSISKKTLKERKKKKLNKKQRQKKKR from the coding sequence TTGTTCGACAGCCTTCAAGATAGATTAAGCAACGCGTTCAAGAAGTTCAGCGGCAAGGCCCGCCTTGATGAAGACAACATCAAGGAGGGACTGCGCGAGGTCCGTCTCGCCCTGCTGGAAGCGGACGTCAACTACAAGGTCGTCAAACAATTCGTGGACCAGATCAAGGATCGTGCCCTGGGCGAAGACGTCATGAAGGGGCTCAATCCCGGCCAGCAGGTGGTCAAGATCGTCAACGAGGAGCTCACCGAACTGCTGGGAGGCCAGCAGGCCGGCCTGAATCTGGACGCCTCGCCGCTCAAGGTCATGATGGTCGGCCTCCAGGGCTCGGGGAAGACGACCTCGTCCGGCAAGATCGCGCTTTTTCTGCGCAAGAACCACAAGCGCAAGCCGTACCTGGTCCCGGCCGACGTCTACCGTCCGGCGGCAATCGACCAGCTGCACACCCTGGCCAAGCAGCTCGACGTTCCCGCCTATCCGTCCACCCCGGACATGAACCCGGTGGAGATCTGCAAGGACGCGCTGGTCAAGGCGCAGGAGCAGGGTTGCGACCTGATCCTGTTTGACACCGCCGGCCGCCTGCACATCGACGAGCCCCTGATGGCGGAGCTTTCCGACATCAAGGCCGAGTGCAAGCCGGATGAAATACTTTTCGTGGCCGATGCCATGACCGGTCAGGACGCCGTGACCGTTGCCGAGAAGTTCAACGAGCAGCTCGACATCTCCGGCGTGGTGCTGACCAAGATGGACGGCGACGCCCGAGGCGGCGCGGCCCTGTCCATCAAGTCCGTCATCGGCAAGTCCGTGAAGTTCGTGGGCGTGGGCGAAAAACTTTCCGACATGGAGCTGTTCTACCCGGACCGCATTGCTTCGCGCATCCTGGGCATGGGTGACATGCTCACCCTCATCGAGAAGGCGCAGGCCACCATCGACGAGGACGAGGCCAAGGACATGGCCGAGAAGATGGCCAAGGCCCAGTTCGATCTTGAGGACTTCCGCAATCAGATGCGCAAGATCAAGAAGCTGGGTTCCCTGGAAGGGATCATGAAGCTGATCCCGGGCATGGGTGGCCTCATGAAGCAGCTGGGCGATGCGCAGTTGCCAGAAGACGAGATGAAGCGTACAGAAGCCATCATCAACTCGATGACCATGCAGGAACGCCGCAACCCCAAGGTCATCAACGCCAGCCGCAAGGAGCGCATCGCGCTCGGTTCGGGCAACGAAGTCAAGGACGTCAACGCGCTGTTGAAGAACTTCAACCAGATGTCCAAGATGATGTCCAAGATGATGGGCGGCGGCAAAGGCAAGAAAGGAAAATTTCCCAAGCTGCCCAAGGGCATGCCCGACATGGACATGGCCGGAATGGGCGGCATGCCCGGTGGAATGCCGGGAATGCCTGGAATGCCGGGGATGCCCGGAATGCCCGGCATGGATGGAATGGAGGAGGGCGGCAGGCGTTCCATCTCCAAGAAGACGCTTAAAGAGCGCAAGAAGAAGAAGCTTAACAAGAAGCAGCGCCAAAAGAAAAAGCGTTAA
- the rpsP gene encoding 30S ribosomal protein S16 has translation MAMKIRLTRMGSKKRPFYRIVAIDGAKRRDGRPSEYLGHYNPMVDPAEVKIDMEKVEQWLARGAEPSDTVRSLLKQAGK, from the coding sequence ATGGCAATGAAAATCCGACTGACCCGTATGGGTTCCAAGAAGCGTCCCTTCTATCGCATCGTGGCCATTGACGGCGCCAAGCGTCGCGACGGCCGCCCGAGCGAATACCTGGGACACTACAACCCCATGGTTGATCCTGCTGAAGTGAAGATCGACATGGAAAAGGTGGAACAGTGGCTGGCGCGCGGCGCAGAGCCCTCCGACACCGTTCGTTCGCTGCTTAAGCAGGCTGGAAAGTAG
- a CDS encoding KH domain-containing protein, with translation MLKEMIEYIAKSLVDNPDEVRVTEVEGEQTSVLELKVAKEDLGKVIGKQGRTARAMRTLLGAASTKAKKRSVLEILE, from the coding sequence ATGCTGAAAGAGATGATTGAGTACATTGCCAAGTCCCTCGTGGACAATCCGGACGAAGTGAGAGTGACCGAAGTCGAGGGGGAACAGACCTCTGTTCTCGAGCTGAAGGTTGCCAAGGAAGACCTTGGCAAGGTTATCGGCAAGCAGGGACGGACGGCCCGTGCAATGCGCACCCTTCTGGGCGCCGCATCCACCAAGGCCAAGAAGCGTTCCGTTCTGGAGATCCTCGAATAG
- the rimM gene encoding ribosome maturation factor RimM (Essential for efficient processing of 16S rRNA) has translation MTARSDKEFVLVGKVVKPHGIRGEFCIKSFADSPFLFDEIKRIFLREGKRRPQPVTVQSWRMHKGMVLMTVNQVADRNRSEELRGAEVLVRAADLPDIGEDEFYLHEVEGFNVVLENGTVVGRFKGFIEAPGHDVWAIATPAKKEILLPAVPEFILDVDMEGETIVIDPPEGLIDLYENPEPPKKKNPAPRRTNKKKPSSK, from the coding sequence ATGACCGCCCGCAGCGACAAGGAGTTCGTCCTTGTCGGGAAAGTGGTCAAGCCGCATGGCATCCGAGGGGAGTTCTGCATCAAGAGCTTTGCGGACTCCCCTTTTCTCTTTGATGAGATAAAGCGGATCTTCCTGAGGGAAGGCAAGCGGCGGCCACAACCCGTCACCGTTCAGTCATGGCGCATGCACAAGGGCATGGTGCTCATGACCGTCAATCAGGTCGCCGACCGCAACCGAAGCGAAGAGTTGCGCGGCGCCGAGGTACTGGTGCGCGCGGCGGACCTGCCCGACATCGGCGAGGACGAGTTCTATCTCCACGAGGTGGAGGGCTTTAACGTGGTGCTGGAGAACGGCACTGTCGTGGGCCGCTTCAAGGGCTTCATCGAGGCCCCGGGCCATGACGTCTGGGCCATCGCCACACCCGCCAAGAAGGAAATCCTTCTGCCTGCGGTGCCTGAGTTCATCCTGGACGTGGACATGGAAGGGGAGACCATCGTCATTGATCCGCCCGAAGGGCTCATCGACCTGTACGAGAACCCCGAACCGCCGAAAAAGAAGAACCCGGCACCCCGCCGCACCAACAAGAAGAAACCTTCCTCCAAGTAG
- the trmD gene encoding tRNA (guanosine(37)-N1)-methyltransferase TrmD produces MNFHLVSLFPEFFDSPLSAGLMGKGVQSGIVGFNRVNPRDFSTDKHRTVDDRPYGGGPGMVMMLDPLVGALESIERPGRILMMSPRGRKFDQAMARELSREEDVTILCGRYEGIDERLLDLYPVELVSVGDYVLNGGEAAAVCMVEAVARLLPDFMGHEDSGEEESHSAGLLEYPHYTRPEEYRGHGVPGVLSCGDHGKIARWRREQGLEQTLHRRPDLLPVSELAQEDIDHLRSLKRSMLGRNLYLALVHYPVLNKFGEKVAVSLTNLDIHDISRVSRSYNAGGFYAVTPIEDQKALAESLLSHWLTGAGSKANPDRAEALSAVKVVDDIQSAVLDIQSRTGQSPLLAATSAKLDRRKNAPAPLTYEWVRKELEKQPVLLIFGTGHGLADEVLDRAAGIIRPIRYLDEYNHLSVRSAVTITVDRLLGDEF; encoded by the coding sequence ATGAATTTCCATCTGGTCAGTCTTTTCCCGGAGTTTTTCGACTCCCCGCTCAGCGCAGGGCTGATGGGCAAGGGCGTGCAGTCCGGCATCGTGGGCTTCAACCGCGTCAATCCTCGCGATTTCAGCACGGACAAGCACCGCACCGTGGACGACCGCCCTTATGGCGGCGGCCCGGGCATGGTCATGATGCTCGACCCGCTGGTCGGGGCCCTGGAGTCCATCGAGCGGCCCGGCCGCATCCTGATGATGTCGCCGCGCGGCAGGAAATTCGACCAGGCCATGGCCCGTGAACTCTCCCGAGAAGAGGATGTGACCATCCTCTGCGGCCGTTACGAGGGCATCGACGAGCGCCTGCTGGATCTGTATCCGGTGGAGCTGGTCAGCGTGGGGGATTACGTGCTCAACGGCGGCGAGGCCGCTGCCGTGTGCATGGTGGAGGCCGTGGCGCGGCTGCTGCCCGATTTCATGGGGCATGAGGATTCCGGGGAAGAGGAGAGCCATTCCGCAGGCCTGCTGGAGTACCCGCACTATACCCGGCCCGAGGAATACCGGGGCCATGGCGTGCCCGGGGTGCTTTCCTGCGGCGACCACGGGAAGATCGCCCGATGGCGGCGCGAACAGGGGCTGGAGCAGACCCTGCACCGCAGGCCCGACCTGCTGCCCGTGTCCGAGCTGGCGCAGGAGGACATCGACCACCTGCGTTCCCTCAAGCGCTCCATGCTGGGCCGCAACCTGTACCTGGCCCTGGTGCACTACCCGGTGCTGAACAAGTTCGGGGAAAAGGTGGCCGTGTCTTTGACAAACCTCGACATTCACGATATTTCCCGCGTCTCCCGTTCCTACAACGCGGGAGGGTTTTACGCGGTAACGCCCATCGAGGATCAGAAGGCGCTGGCGGAAAGCCTGTTAAGCCACTGGCTTACAGGGGCCGGAAGCAAGGCCAACCCGGACAGGGCCGAGGCATTGTCCGCAGTCAAGGTCGTGGACGATATTCAGTCCGCAGTCCTTGACATCCAATCCAGAACAGGGCAAAGTCCCCTGCTCGCGGCAACGTCTGCGAAACTGGATCGGAGAAAGAACGCGCCGGCTCCCCTGACCTATGAATGGGTCAGAAAAGAGTTGGAAAAACAGCCGGTTTTGTTGATTTTCGGCACGGGGCACGGCCTTGCCGACGAAGTGCTGGACAGGGCCGCTGGAATCATCCGGCCGATCCGTTACCTGGATGAATACAATCATCTCTCCGTGCGCAGCGCAGTGACCATCACGGTGGACCGGCTGCTGGGAGATGAATTTTAG
- the rplS gene encoding 50S ribosomal protein L19, translated as MNIMKKIESEHLRLDMPAFKAGDTVKVHFRIIEGEKERIQVFQGAVLRVRRGTTDSTFTVRKISDGVGVERVFPMHSPFIDRVEVVSEGKVRQSRIYYLRNLRGKAARIKSKQIWE; from the coding sequence ATGAATATCATGAAGAAAATCGAATCCGAACACCTTCGCCTTGACATGCCCGCATTCAAGGCCGGTGACACCGTGAAGGTCCACTTCCGCATCATCGAAGGTGAAAAAGAACGCATCCAGGTCTTCCAGGGTGCAGTCCTCCGCGTCCGTCGCGGCACCACCGACTCCACCTTCACCGTCCGTAAGATTTCCGACGGCGTTGGCGTTGAGCGCGTCTTCCCGATGCACTCCCCGTTCATCGACCGCGTGGAAGTGGTTTCCGAGGGCAAGGTTCGTCAGAGCCGCATCTACTACCTGCGCAACCTGCGCGGTAAGGCCGCCCGCATCAAGTCCAAGCAGATCTGGGAATAA
- a CDS encoding ribonuclease HII, producing the protein MNRLSLLDDSSLAPERVAGVDEAGRGCLAGPVVAGAVILPVSYDLPGLNDSKKLTAATRETLYEAIRTQAVCWAVGVAWPTEIDRINILQATFMAMGRAVRHLKADPLQLLIDGNKTIPPHALERDIAQKFVIQGDGKIPAISAASIMAKTFRDRLMCKLAGRYPGYGFDVHMGYGTKVHYEALSAHGPCRMHRMTFRGVVPEKKVEQGSLL; encoded by the coding sequence ATGAACAGGCTTTCCCTGCTTGACGATTCTTCCCTTGCCCCGGAGCGCGTCGCCGGGGTGGACGAGGCCGGGCGCGGCTGCCTGGCCGGTCCCGTGGTGGCCGGTGCGGTCATCCTGCCCGTATCCTACGACCTGCCCGGGCTCAACGATTCCAAGAAGCTTACTGCGGCGACCCGCGAAACCCTGTACGAAGCCATTCGCACGCAGGCCGTGTGCTGGGCCGTGGGTGTTGCCTGGCCCACGGAGATCGACAGGATCAACATCCTCCAGGCCACGTTCATGGCCATGGGCCGCGCCGTCAGGCATCTTAAAGCCGATCCCCTGCAACTGCTCATCGACGGCAACAAGACCATCCCGCCCCATGCGCTGGAGCGCGACATCGCCCAGAAGTTCGTCATACAGGGCGACGGCAAGATTCCGGCCATTTCCGCAGCCTCCATCATGGCCAAGACCTTTCGCGACCGGCTCATGTGCAAGCTGGCCGGGCGGTACCCCGGCTACGGGTTCGACGTGCATATGGGGTATGGCACCAAGGTGCATTACGAGGCGCTTTCCGCGCACGGACCGTGCCGGATGCACCGGATGACCTTCAGGGGTGTGGTTCCTGAGAAGAAGGTGGAGCAGGGGAGTTTGCTGTAA
- a CDS encoding OmpA family protein: MSHRKQITKTALLLALVVMFAFPAIANAANMVPKIDNFIFFVDQSGSMAQAHKTLGTKKLDMAKDTLARMNKKIPALSYNSALFLFAPFEAKLQPAKYNKAAMCSAIAGINSDLGIFNRLTPMGDGLMDVDPVISGMQGKTALIIFTDGASNIGADPIAQAKALYAKYGDRLCIHVVSFADTDAGQMVIDEIRGLSGCTVPADVSSLSDDAAMAKYVQDVFYGMAEAPMTPEGGEVITFDLHFGFDKYQITDEMIPILEQAKMILEENSAAAYIIEGHTDWTGTDQYNQGLSERRANSVKKWLIDNGIGSGRLQSIGYGELKPKFDNSTKEGRRLNRRVEIHTK, encoded by the coding sequence ATGAGTCACCGGAAACAAATCACGAAAACAGCACTGCTTTTGGCGCTGGTCGTCATGTTCGCTTTCCCGGCCATCGCCAATGCCGCCAACATGGTGCCCAAGATCGACAACTTCATCTTCTTCGTGGACCAGTCCGGCTCCATGGCCCAGGCCCACAAGACCCTGGGAACCAAGAAGCTCGACATGGCCAAGGACACCCTGGCCCGCATGAACAAGAAGATCCCGGCCCTGAGCTACAACAGCGCCCTGTTCCTGTTCGCGCCGTTCGAGGCCAAGCTCCAGCCGGCCAAATACAACAAGGCCGCCATGTGCAGCGCCATTGCCGGCATCAACAGCGACCTCGGCATCTTCAACCGCCTGACCCCCATGGGCGACGGCCTCATGGATGTGGATCCGGTCATCTCCGGCATGCAGGGAAAGACCGCGCTGATCATCTTCACTGACGGCGCATCCAACATCGGTGCAGACCCCATCGCCCAGGCCAAGGCCCTGTACGCCAAGTACGGCGACCGCCTGTGCATCCACGTGGTCAGCTTTGCAGACACCGACGCCGGCCAAATGGTCATCGATGAAATCCGCGGCCTGTCCGGCTGCACCGTGCCCGCCGACGTGAGCAGCCTGTCCGACGACGCCGCCATGGCCAAGTACGTGCAGGACGTGTTCTACGGCATGGCCGAAGCCCCGATGACCCCCGAGGGCGGCGAGGTCATCACCTTCGACCTGCACTTCGGCTTCGACAAGTACCAGATCACCGACGAGATGATCCCCATCCTCGAGCAGGCCAAGATGATCCTGGAAGAAAATTCCGCGGCAGCCTACATCATCGAAGGCCACACTGACTGGACCGGTACCGATCAGTACAACCAGGGCCTGTCCGAACGCCGCGCCAACTCCGTGAAGAAATGGCTCATCGATAACGGCATTGGTTCCGGACGCTTGCAGTCCATCGGCTACGGCGAACTCAAGCCCAAGTTCGACAACTCCACCAAGGAAGGCCGCAGGCTGAACAGAAGAGTTGAAATCCACACCAAGTAA
- the rfaD gene encoding ADP-glyceromanno-heptose 6-epimerase, translated as MYIVTGGAGFIGSAMVWKLNQMGIDDILVVDNLAKSEKWKNLVNLRYEDYLHRDQFLKLILEGDDPFETEGVIHMGACSSTTELDADFLMENNYRYSQYVCRFCIENNARFINASSAATYGDGQHGFDDDHEGISRLQPLNMYGYSKQLFDMWALKAGLLNQIASLKFFNVFGPNEYHKDDMRSVICKAYRQIGETGQLKLFKSYREEYEHGGQRRDFVYVKDCVDIMAWLLEHREAGGVFNVGTGTAKTWNDLANAVFAAMEREPNVEYIEMPEQIRDKYQYFTEAKMQKLRDAGCDVEMTPLEEAAKDYVRNYLAQDDPYLKS; from the coding sequence ATGTATATCGTCACCGGCGGCGCCGGATTCATCGGCAGCGCAATGGTTTGGAAACTCAACCAGATGGGAATTGACGACATCCTGGTTGTGGACAACCTGGCCAAGTCCGAGAAGTGGAAGAACCTCGTGAACCTGCGCTACGAGGACTATCTGCACCGGGACCAGTTTCTCAAGTTGATCCTGGAAGGGGACGACCCCTTCGAGACCGAGGGCGTCATCCACATGGGGGCCTGTTCCTCCACCACCGAGCTGGACGCGGACTTCCTCATGGAGAACAACTACCGCTATTCCCAGTACGTGTGCCGTTTCTGCATCGAGAACAACGCCCGGTTCATCAACGCCTCCAGCGCCGCCACCTACGGAGACGGGCAGCATGGCTTCGATGACGACCACGAGGGCATATCCCGGCTTCAGCCCCTGAACATGTACGGCTATTCCAAGCAGCTGTTCGACATGTGGGCGCTCAAGGCCGGTCTCCTGAATCAGATCGCCTCCCTCAAGTTCTTCAATGTCTTCGGCCCCAACGAATACCACAAGGACGACATGCGCAGCGTCATCTGCAAGGCCTACAGGCAGATCGGCGAAACCGGGCAGCTCAAGCTGTTCAAATCCTACCGCGAGGAATACGAGCACGGCGGCCAGAGGCGCGATTTCGTCTATGTCAAGGACTGCGTGGACATCATGGCCTGGCTCCTGGAGCACCGGGAGGCGGGCGGCGTTTTCAATGTCGGCACGGGAACTGCAAAGACCTGGAATGACTTGGCAAATGCAGTCTTCGCCGCCATGGAACGTGAGCCGAACGTTGAATATATTGAGATGCCTGAACAGATTCGGGATAAATATCAGTATTTTACAGAGGCCAAGATGCAAAAGCTCCGCGACGCGGGTTGCGACGTGGAAATGACGCCTCTTGAGGAAGCGGCCAAGGACTACGTGAGAAACTACCTGGCTCAGGACGACCCCTACCTGAAATCGTAA
- a CDS encoding LPS-assembly protein LptD has protein sequence MRLKPQRSVFLAMVIAALLLCLPLVLLGKSPRISEVRRYVPMQDIPKPVETDKWVFTADKVVGDHVSEYLAATGNCTLTMGEDSIRADYARYYRDTGWIYLRGNIRARWEGDFLEATEAEFDLNNMLGWLKNGRIFVAKPHVFVEAELLERKPGDTYAFKNARVTRCSGERPDWSMTAAYGDIKLDGNVRIWHSAFRIKDVPVAYWPWASLPTGGKRESGFLMPEVGSSNRLGFKINQPYYWVINDEADATFYENWMSKRGLMQGVELRYAPNTETKAMFLGTWLNDARVDRTEADEDSQFDDDGLTRPNRNRWWMVGKYTGWLGGTQWRVKADMDLVSDQNYLREFKEGMIGYDKISSELEDKLGRSLDDADSLVRTNQIFLSRSWDKGGVVARAEYLQNLMFMNGNYNDSKNFTVQTLPQLEGFLWKDSLLGSMFEFEADAQYSYFHRNYGDSGHRLDLRPSVSLPLRSRYLTVIPKATGYQTLYDTDKEDASITINNVTYVSDRTEDGFNSRTVWEGGVSLFSELERIYMLNEPVQPTLSNSGVSRWTRLRHSVEPRVEYSYRPNRTGQSKLPYFDSRDRLYGENETTYSLTNVFDRRRDQVVMVANADGTTTPVLQTDYLDFLTVRFAQSYDQNEATRKDLQDRYDRRPFSDFMAEVILQPEDYVSLTMRAWFSPYMGKITEHEHLLTLYKEGLGKVYMGLDFREPVDEYKRTRDERMNILRAGATWQFAENFELGLDWRQNIDDNRNLETEVNLRWMQECWDMILYFKSEPGDTSYGVRFDLFNF, from the coding sequence TTGAGACTTAAACCGCAGCGCTCTGTCTTTCTGGCGATGGTGATCGCCGCCCTTCTGCTATGCCTGCCGCTGGTGCTGCTGGGCAAGTCCCCCCGCATCTCCGAGGTGCGGCGGTACGTGCCCATGCAGGATATTCCCAAGCCCGTGGAAACGGACAAGTGGGTCTTCACCGCCGACAAGGTGGTGGGCGACCATGTCAGCGAATACCTGGCGGCCACCGGCAACTGCACCCTGACCATGGGCGAGGACTCTATCCGCGCCGATTATGCCCGCTACTACCGGGATACCGGCTGGATCTACCTGCGCGGCAACATCCGCGCCCGGTGGGAGGGCGACTTCCTGGAGGCCACCGAGGCAGAGTTCGACCTGAACAACATGCTCGGCTGGCTCAAGAACGGCCGAATCTTCGTGGCCAAGCCCCATGTCTTCGTTGAAGCCGAGCTGCTGGAACGCAAACCCGGCGACACCTATGCCTTCAAGAACGCCCGGGTGACCCGCTGCAGCGGCGAGCGGCCGGACTGGTCCATGACCGCGGCCTACGGCGATATCAAACTGGACGGCAACGTACGCATCTGGCACAGCGCATTCCGCATCAAGGACGTGCCCGTGGCCTACTGGCCCTGGGCTTCCCTGCCCACGGGCGGGAAGCGGGAAAGCGGTTTCCTCATGCCCGAGGTCGGGTCCAGCAACCGGCTCGGCTTCAAGATCAACCAGCCGTACTACTGGGTCATCAACGACGAGGCCGACGCCACCTTTTACGAAAACTGGATGAGCAAGCGCGGGCTCATGCAGGGGGTGGAGCTGCGCTATGCGCCAAACACCGAAACCAAGGCCATGTTCCTGGGTACTTGGCTCAATGACGCGCGCGTGGACAGGACCGAGGCCGACGAGGACAGCCAGTTCGACGACGATGGCCTGACCCGCCCCAACCGCAACCGCTGGTGGATGGTGGGCAAGTATACCGGCTGGCTGGGCGGCACCCAATGGCGCGTCAAGGCCGATATGGATCTCGTGTCCGACCAGAACTATCTGCGCGAGTTCAAGGAAGGCATGATCGGCTACGACAAGATTTCCTCCGAGCTGGAGGACAAGCTCGGCCGCAGTCTTGATGACGCCGATTCCTTGGTGCGCACCAACCAGATTTTCCTGTCCCGCAGCTGGGACAAGGGCGGGGTGGTGGCCCGGGCCGAATATCTGCAGAACCTGATGTTCATGAACGGGAATTACAACGACAGCAAGAATTTCACGGTGCAGACCCTGCCACAGCTGGAGGGTTTCCTGTGGAAGGATTCCCTGCTCGGGTCCATGTTCGAGTTCGAGGCCGACGCCCAGTACAGTTATTTCCACCGCAACTATGGCGATTCCGGGCATCGTTTGGATCTGCGCCCGTCGGTGAGCCTGCCTCTGCGCAGCCGTTATCTCACGGTCATTCCCAAGGCCACGGGCTACCAGACCTTGTATGATACCGACAAGGAAGACGCCAGCATAACCATCAATAACGTGACTTATGTGAGCGACCGTACCGAGGACGGCTTCAATTCGCGTACGGTCTGGGAGGGCGGGGTTTCCCTGTTCTCGGAACTGGAACGTATCTATATGCTCAACGAGCCGGTCCAGCCGACCCTGAGCAATTCCGGCGTCAGCCGCTGGACCCGGCTGCGCCACTCGGTCGAACCTCGGGTGGAATATTCCTACCGGCCCAATCGCACGGGGCAGTCCAAGCTGCCCTATTTCGATTCCCGCGACCGCCTCTACGGGGAAAACGAGACCACCTATTCCCTGACCAACGTGTTCGACCGCAGGCGGGACCAGGTGGTCATGGTGGCCAATGCGGACGGTACCACCACGCCGGTGCTCCAGACCGATTACCTGGATTTTCTGACCGTGCGTTTCGCCCAGTCCTATGATCAAAACGAGGCCACCCGCAAGGACTTGCAGGACAGGTACGACCGCAGGCCGTTCTCCGATTTCATGGCCGAGGTCATTCTTCAGCCCGAGGACTATGTCTCCCTGACCATGCGGGCCTGGTTCTCGCCCTACATGGGCAAGATCACCGAGCACGAGCATCTGCTGACCCTGTACAAGGAGGGGCTTGGCAAGGTCTACATGGGCTTGGACTTCCGGGAGCCCGTGGACGAGTACAAGCGCACCCGCGACGAACGCATGAACATCCTGCGCGCCGGGGCCACCTGGCAGTTTGCCGAAAACTTCGAATTGGGGCTGGACTGGCGGCAGAATATCGACGACAACAGGAACCTGGAAACCGAGGTCAACCTGCGCTGGATGCAGGAGTGCTGGGACATGATCCTGTACTTCAAGTCCGAGCCCGGCGACACCAGCTACGGCGTCCGGTTCGACCTGTTCAATTTCTAG